A window of the Gossypium hirsutum isolate 1008001.06 chromosome A03, Gossypium_hirsutum_v2.1, whole genome shotgun sequence genome harbors these coding sequences:
- the LOC107928056 gene encoding AUGMIN subunit 1 encodes MAEHRKDLEKKTKPILDTLRSYQDLPPDKALAALAIEDKKRQYAAAEKYLEDVLQSALATSD; translated from the exons GACTTAGAGAAGAAGACCAAACCCATCTTAGATACTTTGAGGAGCTACCAGGACCTACCTCCG GATAAAGCTTTAGCTGCCTTAGCAATTGAGGACAAGAAAAGGCAGTATGCTGCTGCTGAAAAATACCTGGAAGATGTGTTGCAATCAGCCCTTGCTACGTCAGATTGA